A single region of the Musa acuminata AAA Group cultivar baxijiao chromosome BXJ1-11, Cavendish_Baxijiao_AAA, whole genome shotgun sequence genome encodes:
- the LOC103971695 gene encoding uncharacterized protein LOC103971695, protein MDGCGSPAGKRRIMVVADPGRESAAALEWALYHAVLEHDDIILLHVEPVSARRASALSSFLSRPPSAVSPVLFPQAAAVAAAVGAGDGCGDYEFLDAMRARCQAVQPTVRVQIERVEMESKDKAAAILTQTQLSRADLLVIGQRRNATSFLGCKLSGSMSSKGPDTAEFLIENSKCLCVGVQKKGQTAGYLLNTKTHKNFWLLA, encoded by the exons atggacgGTTGCGGGAGTCCGGCGGGAAAGAGAAGGATCATGGTGGTCGCCGACCCGGGCCGGGAGTCGGCCGCGGCGCTCGAGTGGGCGCTCTACCACGCGGTTCTCGAGCACGACGACATCATCCTGCTGCACGTCGAGCCGGTGAGCGCGCGGCGCGCCTCCGCgctctcctccttcctctctcgTCCGCCCTCGGCGGTGTCACCGGTGCTGTTTCCTCaggccgccgccgtcgccgccgccgtggGGGCGGGCGACGGGTGCGGCGACTATGAGTTCCTGGACGCGATGAGGGCGAGGTGCCAGGCGGTGCAGCCGACGGTGAGGGTGCAGATCGAGAGGGTGGAGATGGAGAGCAAGGACAAAGCGGCCGCCATTCTCACGCAGACGCAGCTGTCCCGGGCCGACCTCCTCGTCATCGGTCAGCGCCGGAACGCCACCTCCTTCTTGGG GTGCAAGCTCAGTGGAAGCATGTCGAGTAAAGGGCCGGACACGGCAGAGTTCCTGATCGAGAACAGCAAGTGCCTGTGTGTTGGTGTCCAAAAGAAGGGCCAAACCGCAGGCTATCTCCTCAACACCAAGACTCACAAGAACTTCTGGCTTCTTGCTTAG
- the LOC103971696 gene encoding MYB-like transcription factor EOBII, with protein MDGQLGWGTTEDGWRKGPWTVQEDQLLIEHVTLHGEGQWNSVSKLSGLRRSGKSCRLRWVNYLRPDLKRGSITPQEENTIQELHALWGNRWSAIARSLPGRTDNEIKNYWRTHFKKDNTPRKKAERARARLLVRQQQERQKHKQQQQEAEDMGGTSTMKQVEEDAMRAEEVQEMAYVLQGGGFQGYMSDEDGSWGCLWNLDDDDNASEYTEGGSTSQVKD; from the exons ATGGACGGGCAGTTGGGTTGGGGTACTACAGAAGATGGCTGGAGAAAGGGTCCTTGGACCGTGCAAGAGGATCAACTCCTCATCGAGCATGTCACCCTCCATGGCGAAGGACAATGGAACTCGGTCTCCAAGTTATCAG GTCTGCGGAGGAGCGGGAAGAGCTGCAGGCTTCGGTGGGTGAACTACCTGAGGCCGGACCTCAAGAGAGGCAGCATCACTCCACAAGAGGAGAACACCATACAAGAGCTGCATGCCCTGTGGGGAAACAG GTGGTCCGCCATTGCTCGAAGCCTGCCGGGGaggaccgacaacgagatcaagaactactggaggacCCATTTCAAGAAGGACAACACCCCGAGGAAGAAAGCCGAGAGGGCGAGAGCCAGACTCCTCGTGAGGCAGCAGCAAGAGCGGCAGAAgcacaagcagcagcagcaggaagcGGAAGACATGGGGGGGACGTCGACGATGAAGCAAGTGGAGGAGGATGCCATGCGAGCGGAAGAGGTGCAGGAGATGGCCTACGTGCTTCAAGGTGGCGGCTTCCAGGGATACATGAGCGACGAGGATGGCTCGTGGGGGTGCCTGTGGAACCTTGACGACGACGACAATGCATCTGAGTACACCGAGGGTGGCAGCACATCTCAAGTGAAGGATTGA